The Pseudoalteromonas translucida KMM 520 genome has a window encoding:
- a CDS encoding IscS subfamily cysteine desulfurase: protein MKLPIYLDYAATTPVDERVAKEMMQCLTMDGNFGNPASRSHRFGWQAEEVVDQARTDVADLINADPREIVFTSGATESNNLAIKGAAQFYKKKGKHIITAKTEHKAVIDTCRELERQGFEVTYMDVEENGLLDLQKLADTMRDDTVLVSIMHVNNELGVIQDIATIGEMCRERKIMFHVDAAQSAGKVLIDVQQLKVDFMSFSGHKVYGPKGVGALYVRRKPRARLEAQMHGGGHERGMRSGTLATHQLVGMGTAFRVAKQDFEKDHAHISALRKRLIDGIMSDMEEVYFNGTQDQSVPGIVNISFNFVEGESLLMAVKDIAVSSGSACTSASLEPSYVLRALGRNDELAHSSIRFSIGRFTTEEEIDYTVELMKNSIGRLREMSPLWEMHQEGIDLDSVEWAHH from the coding sequence ATGAAGTTACCGATTTATTTAGATTACGCAGCAACCACGCCTGTTGACGAACGTGTTGCCAAAGAAATGATGCAATGCCTGACAATGGACGGTAATTTTGGTAATCCTGCGTCACGTTCACATAGGTTTGGTTGGCAAGCTGAAGAAGTAGTTGATCAAGCACGTACCGATGTTGCTGATTTAATTAATGCAGACCCACGTGAAATTGTTTTCACTTCGGGTGCAACCGAATCAAATAACCTAGCAATTAAAGGCGCGGCACAGTTTTACAAAAAGAAAGGTAAGCATATTATTACCGCTAAAACTGAGCACAAAGCCGTAATCGACACATGTCGTGAGCTTGAGCGTCAAGGTTTTGAAGTAACCTATATGGACGTTGAAGAAAACGGCCTACTTGATTTACAAAAACTTGCCGACACTATGCGTGACGACACCGTACTTGTAAGCATCATGCATGTTAATAACGAGCTAGGTGTAATTCAAGATATCGCTACAATTGGCGAAATGTGTCGCGAACGTAAAATTATGTTCCACGTAGATGCAGCGCAAAGCGCAGGTAAAGTATTAATTGACGTACAACAGCTTAAAGTTGATTTTATGTCATTCTCAGGCCACAAAGTATATGGTCCTAAAGGTGTTGGTGCACTTTACGTTCGTCGTAAACCACGCGCTCGCCTAGAAGCACAAATGCACGGTGGCGGCCATGAACGTGGTATGCGCTCTGGCACACTTGCTACGCATCAGTTAGTGGGTATGGGTACAGCGTTTAGAGTTGCTAAGCAAGATTTCGAAAAAGATCATGCACACATAAGCGCCCTACGTAAGCGTTTAATTGACGGTATTATGAGTGATATGGAAGAAGTGTACTTTAACGGTACACAAGATCAGTCAGTACCAGGCATTGTAAATATCAGCTTTAACTTTGTTGAAGGTGAGTCGTTACTAATGGCAGTAAAAGACATTGCAGTATCGTCAGGTTCAGCCTGTACGTCAGCAAGCTTAGAGCCTTCTTATGTTTTACGTGCACTTGGCCGTAACGACGAATTAGCGCATAGCTCAATTCGTTTTAGTATTGGTCGTTTTACCACCGAAGAAGAGATTGATTACACCGTTGAATTAATGAAAAACTCTATCGGTCGCCTACGTGAAATGTCTCCACTTTGGGAGATGCATCAAGAAGGTATTGATTTAGATTCAGTTGAATGGGCTCACCACTAA
- the hscA gene encoding Fe-S protein assembly chaperone HscA: protein MALLQIAEPGQSAAPHEHKLAIGIDLGTTNSLVATVQSGEARTLTDDLGEAMLPSVVRYQAGGITVGSEAAKAATQDPVNTLISVKRFLGKTQAEIEQSYGQLPYQFCQHDGALAIETAAGKISPVKASSHILAALKARAEQSFGNQEILGAVITVPAYFDDAQRQSTKDAAELAGINVLRLLNEPTAAAVAYGLDSGQEGIIAVYDLGGGTFDISILRLHQGVFEVLATGGDSSLGGDDFDSLIVDYLKQQTGVTTLSPAVLRLFINKAKACKEALSQYSTVNVGLEFDDEKYMVEVTREKLDELAIPLVKKTLRSCRRAVKDAGIENEEVLQVIMVGGSTRMPLVRSQVSEFFNKEALTSIDPDRVVALGAALQADVLIGNKPDSDMLLLDVLPLSLGLETMGGLVEKIIPRNTTIPVARAQEFTTFKDGQTAMSLHVLQGERELVDDCRSLAKFSLKGIPPMTAGAAHIRVTFKVDADGLLSVSAMEKSTGVQADIQVKPSFGLSDDQVSNMLKESMSNAKGDMQARMLKEQQVEALRVIEALEASLASDSGLLDEAQLAYLRAEIAELVKVRENAQQPNEIKTAIEKMDNASSDFAARRMDASIKKVLTGQSVNNI from the coding sequence ATGGCATTATTGCAAATTGCTGAGCCGGGGCAGAGCGCGGCACCACATGAACATAAACTAGCCATAGGTATTGACCTAGGTACAACTAACTCATTGGTAGCCACGGTACAAAGTGGCGAAGCACGCACCTTAACAGATGACTTAGGTGAAGCAATGCTTCCTTCGGTAGTGCGTTATCAAGCGGGTGGGATCACTGTAGGTAGCGAAGCTGCAAAAGCAGCAACGCAAGACCCAGTTAACACGCTTATTTCAGTTAAGCGCTTTTTAGGTAAAACCCAAGCAGAAATAGAACAAAGCTATGGGCAACTACCGTATCAATTTTGTCAGCACGATGGTGCACTTGCCATAGAAACAGCAGCTGGAAAAATCAGCCCAGTAAAAGCATCTAGCCATATTTTAGCTGCATTAAAAGCCCGTGCAGAACAAAGCTTTGGTAATCAAGAAATTTTAGGTGCAGTTATTACCGTACCGGCATACTTTGATGACGCTCAGCGCCAAAGTACAAAAGATGCCGCTGAACTTGCAGGTATTAACGTACTACGATTATTAAATGAGCCAACAGCAGCCGCTGTTGCTTATGGTTTAGACTCGGGTCAAGAAGGTATTATTGCTGTTTACGATTTAGGCGGTGGCACCTTCGATATATCAATTTTGCGCTTGCACCAAGGTGTATTTGAAGTATTAGCTACAGGCGGCGACTCCAGCCTAGGCGGCGATGACTTTGACTCACTGATTGTTGATTACTTAAAGCAGCAAACGGGTGTAACCACTTTATCTCCAGCGGTACTGCGCTTATTTATTAATAAAGCTAAAGCCTGTAAAGAAGCATTAAGCCAATACTCAACTGTTAATGTTGGGCTTGAGTTTGATGATGAGAAATACATGGTTGAAGTGACCCGCGAAAAACTTGACGAGCTTGCGATACCACTAGTTAAAAAAACGCTTCGTTCTTGTCGCCGTGCTGTAAAAGATGCTGGTATTGAGAACGAAGAAGTGCTGCAAGTAATTATGGTGGGTGGCTCTACTCGCATGCCATTAGTACGCAGCCAAGTTAGTGAGTTTTTTAATAAAGAAGCACTAACGTCAATTGATCCCGATCGCGTTGTAGCGCTAGGCGCTGCGTTGCAAGCAGATGTGTTAATTGGTAATAAACCTGATTCAGATATGTTGTTACTCGACGTATTACCACTATCGCTAGGTCTTGAAACTATGGGTGGCTTGGTGGAAAAAATTATTCCACGTAATACCACTATACCAGTAGCACGTGCTCAAGAGTTTACTACTTTTAAAGATGGCCAAACGGCCATGTCGTTGCACGTACTACAAGGTGAGCGCGAATTGGTAGACGATTGTCGCTCTCTTGCTAAGTTTAGTTTAAAAGGTATTCCGCCAATGACTGCGGGTGCTGCACATATTCGGGTTACGTTTAAAGTAGACGCCGATGGTTTACTTAGCGTATCGGCAATGGAAAAATCGACAGGCGTACAAGCAGATATTCAAGTTAAACCGTCATTTGGTTTATCGGACGACCAAGTATCTAATATGCTAAAAGAGTCAATGAGCAACGCTAAAGGCGATATGCAAGCGCGTATGCTCAAAGAGCAACAAGTAGAAGCACTACGTGTAATTGAAGCACTAGAGGCATCACTTGCGAGTGACAGTGGTTTACTTGACGAAGCGCAACTAGCATATTTACGAGCTGAAATTGCAGAATTGGTTAAAGTGCGTGAGAATGCGCAGCAACCAAACGAGATTAAAACCGCGATTGAAAAAATGGATAACGCCAGCAGCGATTTTGCCGCACGCAGAATGGATGCATCAATTAAAAAAGTTCTTACTGGGCAGTCAGTAAACAATATTTAA
- the iscA gene encoding iron-sulfur cluster assembly protein IscA, whose amino-acid sequence MAVTLTDAAANRVQSFLANRGKGLGLRVGIKTTGCSGLAYVLEFVDELNDDDETFVAKGVTLIVDAKSLVYIDGTQLDYTKEGLNEGFKFTNPNQADECGCGESFTV is encoded by the coding sequence ATGGCAGTGACATTGACAGATGCGGCAGCAAACCGCGTACAATCATTTTTAGCAAATCGCGGTAAAGGTTTAGGCCTGCGCGTTGGCATTAAAACGACGGGCTGTTCAGGTCTTGCCTATGTACTTGAGTTTGTTGACGAGCTAAACGACGACGACGAAACATTTGTAGCAAAAGGCGTTACCTTAATTGTTGATGCTAAAAGCTTAGTTTACATTGACGGTACGCAGCTCGATTACACTAAAGAAGGCTTGAATGAAGGGTTTAAATTTACTAACCCTAATCAAGCTGACGAGTGTGGTTGTGGTGAAAGCTTTACCGTTTAA
- a CDS encoding Fe(3+) ABC transporter substrate-binding protein produces the protein MKKVFAIVVGLAVSAPVFATETVNIYSFRQPFLIKPILDDFTKQTGIKTNVVFANKGLIERVKREGKHSKADLVLTSNFSALIQLEDLDLTQTISSEAINNNVPAAFRDGDGQWVALTKRVRNVYSSKERVGALPELTYEDLADPKYKGQICTRSGKHPYNLGLVASMIAHHGEADTKAWLEGVKANLARKPQGNDRAQVKAVKEGLCDLAFGNSYYLGKMLQDETQKEWAEAVNINFPNQINRGSHINVSGAVITKYAKNPENALKLLEYMTDNKAQNMYASINMEYPVKPGVELSNLVASWGSFKEDSLPLDEISKYRPLALRLIDEVKFDL, from the coding sequence ATGAAAAAAGTATTCGCAATTGTAGTTGGTTTGGCCGTGTCGGCACCCGTTTTTGCAACTGAGACCGTTAATATTTATTCTTTTCGACAGCCTTTTTTAATAAAACCAATTTTAGATGATTTTACTAAGCAAACTGGTATTAAAACAAATGTAGTGTTTGCCAATAAAGGTTTAATAGAGCGCGTTAAACGCGAAGGTAAGCACAGCAAAGCCGATTTAGTGTTAACGTCTAATTTTAGCGCCTTAATTCAACTTGAAGATTTAGATTTAACGCAAACTATTAGTAGCGAAGCAATTAATAACAACGTGCCTGCGGCATTTCGTGATGGCGATGGGCAGTGGGTAGCACTTACTAAGCGAGTGCGTAATGTTTACTCGTCAAAAGAGCGTGTGGGCGCACTACCTGAGCTGACTTATGAAGATTTGGCCGATCCAAAATATAAAGGGCAAATATGTACTCGCTCTGGTAAACACCCGTATAACTTAGGCTTAGTTGCATCCATGATTGCACACCATGGTGAAGCAGATACCAAAGCATGGCTTGAGGGGGTTAAAGCAAATTTAGCGCGTAAACCACAAGGTAACGATAGGGCGCAAGTAAAAGCAGTGAAAGAAGGTTTGTGCGACCTTGCATTTGGCAATAGTTACTACTTAGGTAAAATGCTGCAAGATGAAACCCAAAAAGAATGGGCAGAAGCGGTAAATATTAATTTTCCGAACCAAATTAATCGCGGCTCACATATAAATGTGTCGGGTGCAGTTATTACAAAATACGCTAAAAACCCTGAAAATGCCTTGAAACTCCTAGAGTATATGACCGACAATAAAGCACAAAACATGTACGCTTCAATTAATATGGAATACCCGGTTAAGCCAGGCGTAGAATTATCAAATTTAGTTGCATCTTGGGGAAGCTTTAAAGAAGATAGCTTACCACTTGATGAAATTAGTAAATATCGTCCGTTAGCGTTAAGGCTAATTGATGAGGTGAAATTCGATCTTTAA
- a CDS encoding ABC transporter permease — protein sequence MTYKFQLSKWQLFAWSTGLLLSTPLFFLLFESLQGNSEVFSHLWNTVLWDYISNTVLLILGVCVLSCAIALPLGWLTAYCSFPGKKQFEWALMLPLAMPTYIIAYVYTDLLDYAGPVQNTLRDWFGWQSPDDYWFFDIRTLPGAIVMLALVLYPYLYLIFKTALREQSFKLVQASQLMGLSSWQSFFRVSLVLSRGAIVAALALISMETMADFATVSYFAVSTLTTAVYDTWFGYYSLTAAAKISGVMLLLLFLALMAERFSRRNQAVFERQSGINSEALYILKGKSAWLATLFCSVILIVAFVIPIAVLIKYAIVYFDQAWSSEFFSYAWQSLKVAIVVSVVTLLLSILVVFYQRIAKQSYPLLPGRLASTGYALPGTVLAIAVLLPLTLLENTVNSVLDPYDLDIGLLLTGSVFTIIFAYVVRFYAVAHGAIESSFLRISPSLDMASQSMGKSQGHTLRLVHLPLLRRGLLTAALLVFIECMKELPTALLLRPFNFESLATHVFQYVSDEQLELASISALFIVLVGFIPLYFINRSMEQRS from the coding sequence ATGACTTATAAATTTCAGCTGTCTAAATGGCAGCTTTTTGCATGGTCGACGGGATTATTACTGTCGACCCCATTGTTTTTTCTGCTATTTGAATCTCTACAAGGTAACTCTGAGGTGTTTTCGCATCTTTGGAATACAGTGCTGTGGGATTACATTTCTAATACCGTATTACTCATTTTAGGTGTGTGTGTACTAAGCTGTGCTATTGCCTTACCGCTTGGCTGGCTAACCGCTTATTGTAGTTTTCCTGGTAAAAAACAGTTTGAATGGGCGTTAATGCTGCCACTGGCTATGCCTACCTACATTATTGCTTATGTTTATACCGACTTGCTTGATTACGCAGGCCCAGTACAAAATACTCTCAGAGACTGGTTTGGGTGGCAATCGCCTGATGATTACTGGTTTTTTGATATACGTACTTTGCCCGGCGCTATTGTAATGCTTGCACTGGTGCTTTATCCCTATTTATATTTAATTTTTAAAACAGCCTTGCGTGAGCAGTCTTTTAAATTAGTGCAGGCTAGTCAGCTAATGGGGCTGTCGTCGTGGCAGAGCTTTTTTAGGGTTAGCTTAGTGTTATCGCGCGGCGCAATTGTAGCTGCGCTAGCGCTAATTAGTATGGAAACCATGGCTGACTTTGCCACAGTAAGCTACTTTGCTGTAAGCACCTTAACCACTGCCGTATACGATACGTGGTTTGGTTATTACTCGTTAACCGCCGCGGCTAAAATATCGGGCGTGATGTTACTGTTATTATTTTTAGCCTTAATGGCAGAGCGTTTTAGCCGCCGTAATCAAGCGGTGTTTGAGCGCCAGTCGGGTATAAATAGTGAAGCGCTTTACATATTAAAAGGCAAGTCGGCTTGGCTGGCAACGCTATTTTGCAGTGTAATTTTAATTGTTGCCTTTGTTATCCCTATTGCTGTGTTAATAAAGTACGCCATTGTTTATTTTGATCAAGCATGGAGTAGTGAGTTTTTTAGCTATGCGTGGCAAAGTTTAAAGGTAGCTATAGTAGTAAGCGTAGTAACGCTGTTACTTAGTATATTAGTGGTGTTTTATCAGCGTATAGCCAAGCAAAGCTATCCGCTTCTTCCGGGGCGATTAGCCAGCACCGGCTACGCTTTACCAGGAACAGTACTGGCTATTGCGGTGCTATTACCGCTTACGCTGTTAGAAAACACGGTAAACAGTGTGCTTGATCCGTATGATTTAGATATAGGCCTGTTACTCACGGGCAGTGTATTTACCATTATTTTTGCTTATGTAGTGCGTTTTTACGCAGTAGCACATGGCGCGATTGAGTCGAGTTTTTTACGCATTAGCCCCTCCCTCGACATGGCAAGCCAATCTATGGGCAAAAGCCAAGGCCATACGTTACGTTTGGTGCATTTGCCTTTACTTAGACGCGGGTTGCTTACTGCGGCTTTGCTGGTGTTTATTGAATGCATGAAAGAGCTACCTACGGCTTTGTTACTTAGGCCGTTTAATTTTGAAAGCTTAGCTACACATGTGTTTCAGTATGTGAGCGATGAGCAGTTAGAGCTGGCTTCTATATCGGCATTATTTATTGTGCTGGTTGGATTTATCCCCCTGTATTTTATTAACCGTTCTATGGAGCAACGTAGTTAA
- the fdx gene encoding ISC system 2Fe-2S type ferredoxin → MPQIIFLPHPELCPDGAAIEAPSGQTVLDVALKNGISIAHACEKSCACTTCHLVIREGFDSLEESDELEDDMLDKAWGLEPESRLGCQAIIRDEDLVVEIPKYNVNIVNEEH, encoded by the coding sequence ATGCCACAAATTATTTTTCTTCCCCATCCAGAATTGTGTCCAGATGGCGCTGCAATTGAAGCACCTAGTGGTCAAACGGTTCTTGATGTTGCCCTTAAAAATGGTATTAGCATTGCTCACGCGTGTGAAAAGTCATGTGCGTGTACTACGTGCCACTTAGTGATCCGCGAAGGCTTTGATTCACTAGAAGAAAGCGATGAGTTAGAAGACGATATGCTTGATAAAGCATGGGGCTTAGAGCCAGAGTCGCGCTTAGGTTGCCAAGCTATTATTAGAGATGAAGACCTAGTGGTTGAAATACCTAAGTATAACGTTAATATAGTTAATGAAGAGCACTAG
- the iscU gene encoding Fe-S cluster assembly scaffold IscU: protein MAYSDKVIDHVENPRNVGVLDKNDPSVATGMVGAPACGDVMKLQIKVSADGIIEDAKFKTYGCGSAIASSSLVTEWVKGKTLEQAATIKNTDISAELELPPVKIHCSILAEDAIQAAIANYKSKQAK, encoded by the coding sequence ATGGCTTACAGTGATAAAGTAATCGACCACGTAGAAAACCCACGTAACGTAGGTGTTTTAGACAAAAATGATCCGTCAGTGGCAACGGGTATGGTAGGCGCACCAGCATGTGGTGACGTAATGAAATTACAAATTAAAGTATCTGCCGATGGTATTATCGAAGATGCAAAATTTAAAACGTATGGTTGTGGTAGTGCAATTGCTTCATCTTCACTGGTAACAGAGTGGGTTAAAGGCAAAACACTAGAGCAAGCAGCGACTATTAAAAATACTGATATAAGTGCAGAGCTAGAGTTACCACCAGTGAAAATTCACTGTTCAATTTTAGCCGAAGATGCAATTCAAGCAGCAATTGCAAACTATAAAAGTAAACAAGCGAAGTAA
- the hscB gene encoding co-chaperone HscB produces the protein MRYFELFAIPVDYNIDLVIVNKHYLELQRAVHPDRHANASSRDKLMAVQSAAEINDALQILKHPVKRAEYMLSELGVDIRAEQQTLQDPAFLMQQMELREELEELTSASDPDAAIANFEKQIKQLNEQYSAQLAQQLASNDEQQYQAAADNVRKLKFVYKLRDELERIEDSLFDD, from the coding sequence ATGCGCTATTTTGAGTTATTTGCAATACCAGTTGACTACAATATTGATTTAGTAATAGTTAACAAGCACTACTTAGAGCTACAGCGTGCAGTGCACCCCGATCGCCATGCCAACGCCAGCAGTCGCGATAAATTAATGGCAGTGCAAAGCGCCGCAGAAATTAACGACGCACTACAAATATTAAAGCACCCAGTAAAGCGTGCCGAATATATGTTAAGTGAGTTAGGTGTCGATATTCGTGCTGAGCAACAAACCTTGCAAGATCCGGCATTTTTAATGCAACAAATGGAACTTCGCGAAGAGTTAGAAGAGCTAACCTCAGCGAGCGATCCTGACGCTGCAATTGCTAATTTTGAAAAACAAATCAAGCAACTTAACGAACAATACAGTGCACAACTTGCACAGCAATTAGCAAGTAACGACGAGCAGCAATACCAAGCCGCTGCAGATAATGTTCGTAAACTAAAATTTGTTTATAAATTACGTGACGAATTAGAGCGTATTGAAGACAGTTTATTTGATGATTAA
- a CDS encoding NAD-dependent succinate-semialdehyde dehydrogenase, whose translation MSNLIFSDSFINGEFYKTNTHFSVNDPATEKSIIDVSDIDELGVNNAIVAAQSAFVKLKATNATQRSETLMRWYELVIKHKQTLAELMTKEQGKPLKEALGEIDYGAGFIKWFAEEAKRSYGDVIPATDNSHRLTSFKQAVGVVAGITPWNFPVAMITRKVAPAYAAGCSFILKPSEHTPLCAIALAYLADQAGFEKGAFNVLVSQNAKKVGKILTDSEIVRKFTFTGSTGVGKQLLAQCAGTIKRTSMELGGNAPFIIYDNADLDAAIEGLMAAKFRNSGQACVAANRIFIQRNIIDAVLNKLTPKVAALKVGNGFTADVDIGPLIYPKAKEKVQQLVQDALDKGAVLIGDNSDLGGSFQNPLIVNNVTADMDIYHEEVFGPVLTIIPFDDESEVLTLANDVPYGLAAYFYSQNIKQVYRISEGLEFGMIGVNEGVISNPVAPFGGVKQSGLGREGGHQGLNEYLEEKYVCIKI comes from the coding sequence TTGAGTAATCTTATTTTTTCTGACTCGTTTATTAATGGTGAATTTTATAAAACAAATACGCACTTTAGCGTTAACGATCCCGCTACCGAAAAAAGTATTATTGATGTAAGCGATATTGATGAGCTGGGTGTAAATAATGCAATAGTTGCAGCTCAAAGCGCATTTGTTAAATTAAAAGCAACCAATGCTACGCAACGAAGCGAAACCTTGATGCGCTGGTATGAGCTAGTTATAAAACACAAGCAAACGCTTGCAGAGTTAATGACCAAAGAGCAAGGTAAACCACTTAAAGAAGCGTTGGGCGAAATTGATTACGGCGCGGGCTTTATAAAATGGTTTGCCGAGGAAGCTAAGCGCAGCTATGGCGATGTTATACCTGCTACCGACAACAGCCATAGGTTAACCAGCTTTAAGCAGGCTGTAGGAGTTGTTGCAGGGATCACACCATGGAATTTTCCTGTTGCTATGATCACGCGTAAAGTTGCCCCCGCTTATGCAGCCGGTTGTAGTTTTATATTAAAACCTTCTGAGCACACCCCATTATGTGCTATTGCACTTGCCTATTTAGCCGATCAAGCAGGGTTTGAAAAAGGGGCATTTAACGTCTTAGTATCGCAAAATGCTAAAAAAGTAGGAAAAATACTAACCGACTCTGAAATAGTGCGTAAGTTTACTTTTACCGGCTCAACGGGTGTAGGCAAGCAGTTATTAGCGCAATGCGCAGGTACTATTAAGCGCACTTCTATGGAGCTTGGAGGAAACGCACCTTTCATTATTTATGATAATGCAGACCTAGATGCAGCTATTGAGGGATTAATGGCGGCTAAGTTTAGAAATAGTGGGCAAGCTTGTGTTGCTGCAAACCGTATCTTTATTCAACGTAATATTATTGATGCAGTACTTAATAAACTAACCCCTAAGGTGGCTGCTTTAAAAGTCGGTAATGGCTTTACAGCAGATGTTGATATTGGCCCGCTTATTTACCCTAAGGCGAAAGAAAAAGTACAGCAACTAGTACAAGACGCACTAGATAAGGGGGCAGTATTGATAGGTGATAACAGTGATTTAGGTGGCAGCTTTCAAAACCCGCTGATTGTAAATAACGTCACTGCCGACATGGATATTTACCATGAAGAAGTATTTGGCCCAGTATTAACAATTATTCCTTTTGATGATGAAAGCGAAGTACTTACCCTAGCAAACGACGTACCTTACGGCTTAGCCGCTTATTTTTATAGCCAAAATATTAAGCAGGTTTACCGCATTAGCGAAGGTCTTGAGTTTGGCATGATTGGTGTAAACGAAGGTGTTATTTCTAACCCTGTAGCGCCATTTGGTGGCGTTAAGCAATCGGGCCTTGGCCGCGAAGGGGGGCATCAAGGATTAAATGAGTACCTCGAAGAAAAATACGTGTGTATTAAAATTTAA